From Weissella diestrammenae, a single genomic window includes:
- a CDS encoding OFA family MFS transporter, with the protein MDNKWVRAALPALLIHGSIGTVYAWSVFKQAIADYIGQSVPRVEWAFSLAILFLGLSAALLGHFVEQDIKQSARLSTLFFVVGMIGTGISIYYRSLFGIYLCYGVIMGIGLGIGYLTPVKNLMLWFKDNKGLGTGLAVAGFGLAKMIFSPVMMALQHRVGLWQMFIILAGIFAVMMLIGTALIRKPADWVEKPLKNRFQPIAFLKNPIFVGIWLMFYLNITAGLAIISQEKDILSGLTTPQGSVLLTGGAIATIVSIDAFFNAAGRIGFATLSDHLKDRNTVYRLIFIMSVVMSLAAYWMPKNNGLLPYLFVITFFLINAGYGGGFSALPPLLSDRFGMNAISKIHGLALTAWAAAGLSGNQLASLIVHQMHLGYQTVFLAIAILYGIAWIIAVTMVKPHQMIIK; encoded by the coding sequence ATGGATAATAAATGGGTTCGAGCAGCATTACCAGCGCTATTAATTCATGGTAGTATTGGAACGGTTTATGCGTGGAGTGTTTTCAAACAAGCGATTGCTGATTATATTGGTCAGAGTGTACCAAGAGTTGAGTGGGCATTTTCACTCGCAATTTTATTCTTGGGTCTATCGGCAGCACTATTGGGTCATTTTGTGGAGCAAGACATTAAGCAATCGGCTCGTTTATCAACCCTGTTCTTTGTGGTTGGTATGATCGGAACAGGGATTAGTATTTATTATCGCTCGTTATTTGGTATCTATCTTTGTTATGGCGTCATTATGGGGATTGGTTTGGGAATTGGATATTTAACCCCGGTTAAAAACTTAATGCTTTGGTTCAAAGATAATAAAGGTTTGGGCACTGGCTTGGCTGTGGCTGGGTTTGGTTTAGCGAAAATGATTTTTTCTCCAGTGATGATGGCACTCCAACATCGGGTTGGTTTATGGCAAATGTTCATTATTTTAGCGGGCATTTTTGCTGTGATGATGCTAATCGGGACGGCTTTGATTCGTAAACCTGCAGATTGGGTAGAAAAGCCATTAAAAAATCGTTTCCAACCGATTGCTTTTTTGAAAAATCCAATTTTCGTTGGCATTTGGTTGATGTTTTACTTGAATATCACGGCTGGGCTAGCGATTATTTCACAGGAAAAAGATATTTTATCTGGTTTAACAACCCCACAAGGCTCGGTTTTGTTGACAGGTGGGGCCATCGCGACAATTGTCAGTATTGATGCATTTTTTAACGCAGCTGGCCGAATTGGTTTTGCGACATTGTCTGATCATTTAAAAGATCGGAATACAGTTTATCGCCTGATTTTCATCATGTCTGTCGTGATGAGTTTAGCAGCATATTGGATGCCGAAAAATAATGGGTTGTTACCTTATTTATTCGTCATAACTTTTTTCTTAATTAATGCTGGTTATGGCGGTGGTTTCTCAGCCTTACCCCCCTTGTTGAGTGACCGATTTGGGATGAACGCCATCTCAAAAATTCATGGGTTGGCTTTAACAGCATGGGCCGCAGCAGGCCTTTCAGGCAATCAACTAGCGAGTTTGATTGTTCATCAAATGCACCTTGGTTACCAAACGGTCTTTCTCGCAATTGCGATTCTATATGGGATTGCATGGATCATTGCGGTGACAATGGTGAAACCACATCAGATGATTATTAAGTAA
- a CDS encoding exodeoxyribonuclease III, whose product MQFISWNIDSINAAVAHTSARGEMTWQVLNDIAKQAPAVLAIQETKAKVTGLTKKQETALTSLFPGYHRFINVSTGRPGYSGTMMLSQVEPLAVTYPTIGAPGEMDLEGRIITLEFEDFYVSTVYTPNSGSQLARLTDRQAWDDAYRAYIQTLDAKKPVIFSGDFNVAHQPIDLKNPKTNHHSAGFTNEEREKFTLLLDAGFIDTFRTLNPDATDVYTWWAQLSKTSKINNSGWRIDYYLASERLKPQLRQFKVLDTGLRQDHAPIMVDFDL is encoded by the coding sequence ATGCAATTTATTTCATGGAATATTGATAGTATCAACGCTGCTGTGGCACATACATCAGCACGTGGTGAGATGACATGGCAAGTCTTAAATGATATAGCTAAGCAGGCACCAGCTGTGCTAGCCATTCAAGAGACCAAAGCAAAGGTCACGGGACTGACCAAAAAACAAGAAACAGCTTTGACATCGTTGTTTCCGGGCTATCATCGATTTATAAATGTGAGTACCGGTCGACCGGGATATTCTGGCACGATGATGTTATCTCAAGTTGAGCCATTGGCTGTGACCTATCCAACAATTGGCGCACCGGGTGAGATGGATCTAGAGGGCCGGATTATCACCCTTGAATTCGAGGATTTCTATGTTTCGACTGTTTATACACCAAATTCGGGTTCTCAATTGGCACGGTTAACTGATCGACAGGCTTGGGATGACGCATATCGCGCCTATATTCAAACTTTAGATGCGAAGAAACCAGTTATTTTTAGTGGTGACTTTAATGTTGCTCATCAACCAATTGATTTGAAAAATCCAAAAACTAATCATCATTCAGCTGGGTTTACAAATGAAGAACGTGAGAAATTCACATTATTATTAGACGCTGGCTTCATTGATACGTTTAGGACGTTAAACCCTGATGCCACTGATGTGTACACTTGGTGGGCACAATTAAGTAAAACATCGAAAATCAATAATAGCGGTTGGCGGATTGATTATTATTTGGCATCCGAACGACTAAAACCGCAATTGAGACAATTTAAGGTACTTGATACTGGTTTGCGCCAAGATCATGCCCCAATTATGGTTGATTTTGACCTGTAG
- a CDS encoding FGGY family carbohydrate kinase codes for MKYKFELTITSSAINTKIIDENGNAKLQERRFSDDTRAHLQSLDVVHAANVLEQMLRELIESLPRNSEISDIKIHESFDAWVFMDENDNILLKEYLNVTEADKLQGYLKALKLNGVIAQLESKSGLMISTETPLILALWFKNERPELVPVWRRMSSLHEYFYRIWTGKNQISIHLAARTGMYDLANNCWNLQALALIGITPDYLPEVVAADHLESYLLPEAIERIGLSKHTKIYW; via the coding sequence ATGAAGTATAAATTCGAGTTGACCATTACAAGCTCGGCTATCAATACAAAAATTATTGATGAGAATGGCAATGCCAAATTACAAGAGCGACGGTTTTCGGATGATACACGGGCTCATTTACAAAGTTTGGACGTGGTTCATGCGGCTAATGTTTTGGAGCAAATGTTACGGGAGCTGATTGAAAGCTTACCGCGCAACTCAGAAATTAGTGATATTAAAATTCATGAATCATTTGATGCTTGGGTCTTTATGGACGAGAATGATAACATCTTATTAAAAGAATACTTGAATGTGACAGAAGCAGATAAGTTACAGGGATATTTAAAAGCATTAAAATTAAATGGCGTAATTGCTCAGTTGGAATCAAAATCAGGTCTAATGATTTCGACTGAAACCCCATTGATTCTTGCCTTATGGTTTAAAAACGAACGGCCGGAATTAGTGCCTGTTTGGCGTCGCATGAGTAGTTTGCATGAGTATTTCTATCGAATTTGGACCGGAAAAAATCAAATTTCGATTCACCTTGCAGCCCGGACGGGTATGTATGATTTAGCAAATAATTGTTGGAATTTACAAGCCCTAGCATTGATTGGTATCACGCCGGATTATTTACCGGAAGTCGTTGCAGCCGATCACCTGGAAAGTTATTTATTGCCTGAAGCTATCGAACGGATTGGTTTGTCAAAACATACCAAAATTTACTGGTAG
- a CDS encoding DUF4811 domain-containing protein: MYILIAIGVLLLLIAAITYYKTRVIRWVFIVIGLILVIANGIGLIKAQSGHFLMQKNEKVRTHQISAKSTVGDKSFIVTTKAQGGSFAYHYTIDGKSYRTTPKHGTTRIKVAKTPKLVEKATSYSANNLWSKFMLIGLPTSTPVTFSYTFELPNNWYVVSENQNQEIQKMVDASKDGLEDKIKENVTKAVEDAVQANPDYLNDKNAQKQTQDDIVKQVTGEIDDKLATDVAAKLKEWNLAK; this comes from the coding sequence GTGTATATTCTAATTGCGATTGGCGTCTTATTATTGTTAATAGCCGCGATTACGTATTATAAGACACGTGTGATTCGTTGGGTGTTTATTGTTATTGGATTAATTTTAGTGATTGCAAATGGTATTGGGTTAATTAAAGCGCAGAGCGGTCATTTTTTAATGCAGAAAAATGAGAAGGTGAGAACGCACCAAATCAGTGCCAAGTCGACGGTGGGCGACAAATCATTTATTGTAACGACAAAGGCTCAAGGCGGATCATTTGCGTATCATTATACAATTGATGGGAAGAGTTATCGAACAACGCCAAAGCATGGTACAACACGCATTAAAGTGGCTAAGACCCCAAAATTAGTTGAAAAGGCGACGTCTTATAGTGCGAATAATCTGTGGTCTAAGTTTATGCTGATTGGTTTACCAACATCAACGCCGGTCACATTCTCATATACTTTTGAATTGCCAAATAATTGGTATGTTGTTTCTGAAAATCAGAATCAGGAAATCCAAAAGATGGTCGATGCTTCAAAGGATGGCCTTGAGGACAAAATCAAAGAAAATGTGACCAAAGCTGTTGAAGATGCAGTGCAAGCTAATCCAGATTATTTGAATGATAAAAATGCACAAAAGCAAACGCAAGACGATATTGTCAAACAAGTGACTGGTGAAATTGATGATAAATTGGCAACTGATGTGGCGGCAAAGTTGAAAGAGTGGAATCTTGCCAAGTAA
- a CDS encoding pyrroline-5-carboxylate reductase family protein, giving the protein MLNIGFIGAGNMAQAMIKGWSQLDEVHQVVYAPHSGQSVAENMQIDFATTAEALVKQSDLIVIATPPTHLAAVAQEINSVVTGKVIISILGGISLSTLMTHFDSSDLLVRALPNVNVAVQQGYTAMAVNPAVDDEVKGAVFGLLTVLGRVDELPETQFGAVSALAGSGPAFVAGFVQAMTQAGLAAGVQPDIAEQLAVQTAQGTLDKMVHEKLTPMALAEQVMTPGGSTAAGWDVLQTKDITALMTQVIQATMAKNAEFE; this is encoded by the coding sequence ATGTTGAATATTGGATTTATTGGTGCTGGAAATATGGCACAGGCTATGATCAAAGGTTGGTCACAACTAGATGAAGTTCATCAAGTTGTGTATGCACCACATTCTGGACAGTCAGTTGCAGAGAACATGCAGATTGATTTTGCGACAACGGCAGAAGCATTAGTTAAACAGAGTGATTTGATTGTTATCGCAACACCACCAACACATCTTGCTGCAGTGGCACAAGAGATTAACTCTGTTGTGACAGGTAAAGTCATTATTTCTATTTTAGGTGGTATTAGTCTAAGCACACTAATGACGCATTTTGATTCTAGTGATTTGTTGGTTCGTGCGCTACCGAATGTCAATGTTGCAGTCCAACAAGGCTACACAGCAATGGCGGTTAACCCCGCGGTTGATGATGAGGTGAAAGGCGCAGTCTTTGGCTTATTAACAGTGCTGGGTCGAGTCGATGAATTACCAGAGACCCAGTTTGGTGCGGTAAGTGCCCTTGCTGGGTCTGGTCCAGCCTTTGTGGCCGGCTTTGTGCAGGCAATGACTCAGGCTGGATTAGCGGCTGGCGTACAACCAGATATTGCTGAACAGTTAGCAGTTCAAACGGCACAGGGAACATTGGATAAAATGGTACATGAAAAGTTGACACCGATGGCGTTGGCAGAACAAGTCATGACACCAGGTGGGTCAACGGCCGCAGGTTGGGATGTATTACAAACCAAAGATATCACGGCATTGATGACGCAAGTTATCCAAGCGACAATGGCTAAAAACGCTGAGTTTGAATAA
- a CDS encoding FtsW/RodA/SpoVE family cell cycle protein: MVKRFFGGKGEIDWSIIFVVLMLALIGLASVFVAASHDSNTVSPIRMVVMQGVWYVLGIIAVVIIMQFDSERLWRLSPYIFGLGIFLMLAVLVFYSRSYYDQTGGKSWFAIGSLTFQPSEVMKPAFIMMLARVIALHNLKFDEHNWANDKVLIGKILLVSVPVLLLVLMQHDFGTMLVFVAIIFGMTLVSGISWKILGPIIGVVGTLGALAISLVASTNGRAILGHFGFKAYQFARIDAWLHPEGDTSNSAYQLWHSMTAIGSGGLTGTGFNVSHVSVPVRESDMIFSVIGENFGFVGSLLLLLLYFLLIYRIFQVVIDTSNQFYAYIAAGVVMMLLFHIFENIGMSIGLVPLTGIPLPFISQGGSALIGNMLGVGLVMSMRYHNKKYTLSGQEGFV, translated from the coding sequence ATGGTCAAACGTTTCTTTGGCGGCAAAGGCGAGATTGATTGGAGTATTATTTTTGTCGTACTGATGTTGGCCCTCATTGGCTTAGCATCCGTTTTTGTGGCAGCAAGTCATGATAGTAATACTGTTAGTCCCATTCGGATGGTCGTTATGCAAGGCGTTTGGTATGTATTGGGCATTATTGCGGTGGTGATTATTATGCAATTCGACTCAGAACGTCTTTGGCGCCTATCACCGTATATTTTTGGGCTAGGTATCTTCTTAATGCTGGCAGTGCTAGTTTTTTATAGTCGTTCGTACTACGATCAAACCGGTGGTAAGTCATGGTTTGCGATCGGTTCACTGACATTTCAGCCATCTGAAGTAATGAAACCGGCGTTTATCATGATGCTAGCGCGAGTCATTGCCTTACACAATCTTAAATTTGATGAACACAATTGGGCCAATGATAAAGTTCTCATTGGTAAAATCTTACTGGTTAGTGTACCAGTGCTCTTATTGGTGCTGATGCAACACGACTTTGGAACAATGTTAGTCTTTGTGGCGATCATTTTCGGGATGACATTGGTCTCTGGTATTTCTTGGAAAATATTAGGTCCCATCATCGGCGTGGTTGGGACATTAGGCGCGCTTGCCATTTCATTAGTGGCTAGTACCAATGGACGTGCCATTTTAGGTCATTTTGGCTTTAAGGCTTATCAGTTTGCTCGAATCGATGCATGGTTACACCCAGAGGGCGACACATCGAATTCAGCCTATCAGCTTTGGCACTCTATGACTGCGATTGGTTCGGGGGGGCTAACTGGGACAGGTTTTAATGTGTCACATGTGAGTGTGCCTGTCCGTGAGTCAGATATGATTTTTTCAGTAATTGGTGAGAATTTTGGTTTTGTTGGCTCACTATTATTATTGCTATTGTATTTCCTCTTAATTTATCGTATTTTTCAGGTTGTCATTGATACATCCAATCAGTTTTATGCCTATATTGCAGCTGGTGTGGTGATGATGTTGCTATTCCATATTTTTGAAAATATTGGGATGAGCATTGGTTTGGTACCGTTGACCGGTATTCCATTACCTTTTATCTCACAAGGTGGTTCAGCTTTGATTGGGAATATGTTAGGGGTGGGTCTAGTAATGTCGATGCGGTATCACAATAAGAAATACACATTGTCTGGGCAGGAAGGATTCGTATAA
- a CDS encoding DUF2969 family protein, with the protein MAMRKNKAIDVEINVISQGVSEVKINKHILGTIDERENTIRVQVGQNKQQIVKNFDEGVEILIAEYNLHH; encoded by the coding sequence ATGGCTATGCGTAAAAATAAGGCAATTGACGTTGAAATCAACGTGATTAGTCAAGGTGTAAGTGAAGTAAAAATTAATAAACATATCTTAGGGACAATCGATGAACGCGAAAACACGATTCGTGTACAGGTTGGTCAAAATAAGCAGCAAATTGTGAAAAATTTTGATGAAGGTGTTGAAATTTTGATTGCTGAATATAATTTGCATCATTAA
- a CDS encoding rod shape-determining protein — MAKEIGIDLGTANVLVFVEGEGIVLNEPSVVAVDAKTEKVLAVGTEAYQMVGRTPGNIRAVRPLKDGVISDFDMTEAMLAYFIKKLNVKGILSRPNIMVAAPTNITEIERKAIVQAAEKVGGAKVFLEYEPKVAAIGAGLNIFSPIASMVIDMGGGTSDIAVLSLGDIVSARSIRIAGDKLNADIANFTKRKHGLQIGERTAEQIKITIGNALQVDEPEVMTIRGRDTYDGMPQSVEINSNEIEAALRDSLRQIVSAAHDVLAEIQPELAADIIDRGIVLTGGGALLKNIDQLISKELGVPVLIADHPLDNVARGAGELLEHMHD; from the coding sequence ATGGCAAAAGAGATTGGAATTGATTTAGGAACCGCCAATGTATTGGTATTTGTGGAGGGAGAAGGCATTGTTTTGAATGAGCCTTCAGTCGTGGCAGTGGATGCCAAAACAGAGAAAGTACTGGCAGTCGGGACAGAAGCTTATCAAATGGTCGGTCGGACACCCGGTAACATTCGCGCCGTCCGACCATTAAAAGATGGCGTGATTTCTGATTTTGATATGACTGAAGCCATGTTGGCATATTTTATTAAAAAGTTAAACGTTAAGGGCATTCTTTCACGTCCAAACATCATGGTTGCAGCACCTACTAATATTACAGAAATTGAGCGCAAGGCGATTGTTCAAGCCGCTGAAAAAGTTGGTGGTGCCAAAGTGTTCTTAGAGTATGAACCAAAGGTTGCAGCCATTGGGGCAGGATTAAATATTTTCTCACCAATTGCCTCAATGGTGATTGATATGGGTGGGGGAACTTCTGATATCGCAGTCTTGTCCTTAGGCGATATTGTATCAGCGCGTTCGATTCGAATTGCTGGTGACAAATTAAATGCTGATATTGCTAATTTCACAAAACGTAAGCATGGCTTACAAATAGGTGAGCGGACGGCGGAACAGATTAAAATTACAATCGGGAATGCATTGCAAGTTGATGAACCAGAGGTAATGACGATTCGTGGGCGTGATACGTATGATGGTATGCCACAATCGGTTGAGATTAATTCAAACGAAATTGAAGCTGCTTTACGTGATTCATTACGACAGATTGTTTCAGCAGCGCATGATGTGTTAGCTGAAATTCAGCCTGAGCTTGCGGCAGATATTATTGATCGAGGAATCGTGCTGACCGGTGGGGGTGCGTTGCTGAAGAATATCGATCAATTGATTTCAAAAGAATTAGGGGTGCCAGTTTTGATTGCTGATCATCCACTTGATAATGTCGCACGCGGCGCAGGTGAACTATTAGAACACATGCATGACTAA